The following coding sequences lie in one Streptomyces venezuelae genomic window:
- a CDS encoding ABC transporter substrate-binding protein, whose protein sequence is MSRSIRTITAAAAALLLATACNSASSGGETGGGDRGTGSVRGVTEDSVKVGGIVSMTTASGYSKKDTDLGARARFDRANAEGGVHGRTIDYLGAEDDGQDPGKNLAAARKLVQREKVFAISPMSSVTFSGADFLQKQKVPTFGWGTIPPFCGPTYMYGFGGCMVPMPGGTITQSWPEGLKKVMGGAKGRSVAILANDNDAGTFAIRTYKQSFAAAGFEVTYAKSTVPATSVPSDWSAYTKEILRSDGGKAPDAVVSVMQTPYNIGLFTAVKRAGFRGVITDPTDYDPGLLAKSATKKALDGVHVLLTFQPFEQDTADMRQFKKDIRKAAGKEVPLNMHMMTGYMSADLFLAVAEKAGKDLTVDSFQKAADDFSDTGTMVGDRKLREGQKESFGCGALVQLEDGKYTVSSPFTCYEPIPFK, encoded by the coding sequence GTGTCGCGATCGATCCGCACCATCACCGCCGCCGCCGCGGCCCTGCTGCTCGCCACCGCCTGCAACTCCGCCTCCTCCGGCGGCGAGACGGGCGGCGGCGACCGGGGCACCGGTTCCGTGCGCGGGGTGACCGAGGACTCCGTCAAGGTCGGCGGCATCGTCTCCATGACGACCGCGAGCGGATACAGCAAGAAGGACACCGATCTGGGCGCGAGGGCCCGCTTCGACCGCGCGAACGCCGAGGGCGGTGTGCACGGCCGCACGATCGACTACCTGGGCGCGGAGGACGACGGGCAGGACCCGGGGAAGAACCTCGCGGCGGCGCGCAAGCTCGTCCAGCGGGAGAAGGTGTTCGCGATCTCCCCGATGAGCTCGGTCACGTTCTCCGGCGCGGACTTCCTGCAGAAACAGAAGGTGCCCACGTTCGGCTGGGGCACCATTCCGCCCTTCTGCGGCCCGACCTACATGTACGGCTTCGGCGGCTGCATGGTCCCGATGCCCGGCGGCACGATCACCCAGAGCTGGCCCGAGGGGCTCAAGAAGGTGATGGGCGGCGCGAAGGGCAGGTCGGTCGCGATCCTCGCCAACGACAACGACGCGGGCACGTTCGCCATCCGCACCTACAAGCAATCCTTCGCGGCCGCCGGTTTCGAGGTGACGTACGCCAAGTCGACCGTCCCCGCCACCTCCGTGCCGAGCGACTGGTCGGCGTACACGAAGGAGATCCTGCGCTCCGACGGCGGCAAAGCGCCGGACGCCGTCGTCTCCGTCATGCAGACCCCGTACAACATCGGCCTGTTCACGGCGGTCAAGCGCGCGGGCTTCAGGGGCGTCATCACCGACCCCACCGACTACGACCCCGGCCTGCTCGCCAAGAGCGCCACGAAGAAGGCGCTGGACGGCGTGCACGTGCTCCTGACCTTCCAGCCGTTCGAACAGGACACGGCGGACATGCGTCAGTTCAAGAAGGACATCCGGAAGGCGGCGGGCAAAGAGGTCCCGCTCAACATGCACATGATGACCGGCTACATGTCGGCCGACCTCTTCCTCGCCGTCGCCGAGAAGGCGGGCAAGGACCTCACCGTCGACTCCTTCCAGAAGGCGGCGGACGACTTCTCCGACACCGGCACCATGGTCGGCGACCGCAAGCTGCGCGAGGGCCAGAAGGAGTCGTTCGGCTGCGGCGCGCTCGTCCAGCTGGAGGACGGGAAGTACACGGTGTCGTCGCCCTTCACGTGCTACGAACCGATCCCCTTCAAGTAG
- a CDS encoding AMP-dependent synthetase/ligase, translated as MASVPLVGGLADAVFDHAVEDPHHIAFGRKSDGRWHDVTSGEFRDEVLALAKGLIAQGVRFGDRVAIMARTRYEWTLFDFALWAIGAQVVPVYPTSSAEQVLWMLHDAQVSAAMVEHEDHAMTIGSVVDRLPQLRRLWQLDADAVGELTEAGREIDDDVVHRHRRAVTPDSIATIIYTSGTTGRPKGCLISHANFMFEADVMVGRWEPVFHSKRGDEATTLLFLPLAHVFGRMVQIAAVRGRVKMGHQPNLNAAALLPDLAAFRPTFILAVPYIFEKVFNAARRKAERDGKAGAFDKAVECAVRYADAMEARAFGTGPGPSAGLRMQHQLFDKLVFSKVREAMGGRVRHAMSGGSGMDRRLGLFFAGAGVTIYEGYGLTESTAAATANPPERTRYGTVGQAIPGTTVHIAEDGEIWLNGGNVFQGYLNNPKATDATLHDGWLATGDIGALDEDGYLTITGRKKEILVTSGGKSVSPGQLEERVRDHPLVAQCILVGNDRPYIAALVTLDAEAVEHWLTMRRKPLLPPGELVRDPDLETEVRRAVVAANTLVSQAESIRTFRILAHQFTEEHGLLTPSLKLKRKAIETVYSAEVEALYSS; from the coding sequence ATGGCGTCGGTGCCGCTGGTGGGCGGCCTTGCCGACGCCGTGTTCGACCATGCCGTCGAGGACCCGCACCACATCGCGTTCGGCCGCAAGAGCGACGGGCGGTGGCACGACGTCACCTCGGGCGAGTTCCGTGACGAGGTGCTGGCCCTCGCCAAGGGCCTGATCGCCCAGGGCGTCCGGTTCGGCGACCGCGTCGCCATCATGGCCCGCACCCGCTACGAGTGGACGCTCTTCGACTTCGCCCTGTGGGCCATCGGCGCCCAGGTCGTCCCGGTCTATCCGACCTCCTCCGCCGAGCAGGTCCTGTGGATGCTGCACGACGCCCAGGTGTCGGCCGCGATGGTCGAGCACGAGGACCACGCGATGACGATCGGCTCCGTCGTCGACCGGCTGCCGCAGTTGCGCAGGCTCTGGCAGCTGGACGCCGACGCCGTGGGCGAGCTGACCGAGGCGGGGCGCGAGATCGACGACGACGTGGTGCACCGCCACCGCCGCGCCGTCACCCCCGACTCGATCGCCACGATCATCTACACCTCGGGCACCACGGGCCGCCCCAAGGGATGTCTGATCTCCCACGCGAACTTCATGTTCGAGGCGGACGTGATGGTCGGGCGCTGGGAGCCGGTGTTCCACTCCAAGCGGGGCGACGAGGCGACCACCCTGCTCTTCCTGCCGCTCGCGCACGTCTTCGGCCGCATGGTGCAGATCGCCGCCGTGCGCGGCCGGGTCAAGATGGGCCACCAGCCGAACCTGAACGCGGCGGCGCTCCTGCCGGACCTCGCGGCGTTCCGGCCCACGTTCATCCTGGCCGTGCCGTACATCTTCGAGAAGGTCTTCAACGCGGCGCGGCGCAAGGCGGAGCGGGACGGCAAGGCGGGCGCGTTCGACAAGGCCGTGGAGTGCGCGGTGCGGTACGCCGACGCGATGGAGGCCAGGGCCTTCGGCACGGGCCCCGGCCCCTCGGCGGGGCTGCGCATGCAGCACCAGCTCTTCGACAAGCTCGTCTTCTCGAAGGTGCGGGAGGCGATGGGCGGCCGGGTGCGGCACGCGATGTCGGGCGGCTCGGGCATGGACCGGCGGCTGGGCCTGTTCTTCGCGGGCGCCGGTGTGACGATCTACGAAGGGTACGGACTCACCGAGTCGACGGCGGCGGCGACCGCCAACCCGCCCGAGCGCACCCGCTACGGCACGGTCGGCCAGGCCATCCCCGGCACCACCGTGCACATCGCGGAGGACGGTGAGATCTGGCTGAACGGCGGCAACGTCTTCCAGGGCTATCTGAACAACCCGAAGGCCACCGACGCGACCCTGCACGACGGCTGGCTCGCCACCGGCGACATCGGCGCCCTCGACGAGGACGGCTATCTGACGATCACCGGGCGCAAGAAGGAGATCCTGGTGACGTCGGGCGGCAAGAGCGTGTCCCCCGGCCAGCTGGAGGAGCGGGTCCGCGACCATCCGCTGGTCGCCCAGTGCATCCTCGTCGGCAACGACCGCCCCTACATCGCCGCGCTCGTCACCCTGGACGCGGAGGCCGTGGAGCACTGGCTGACCATGCGCCGCAAGCCGTTGCTGCCGCCGGGCGAGCTGGTGCGCGACCCGGACCTGGAGACCGAGGTGCGACGGGCCGTGGTCGCCGCCAACACGCTTGTCTCGCAGGCCGAATCGATCCGTACGTTCCGCATACTGGCGCACCAGTTCACCGAGGAGCACGGCCTCCTGACGCCGTCCCTGAAGCTGAAGCGGAAGGCGATCGAGACGGTGTACTCGGCGGAGGTCGAGGCGCTGTACAGCAGCTAG
- a CDS encoding alpha/beta fold hydrolase, with amino-acid sequence MSIPATRSGSPLIFAGTSRPVRAAVLVLHGGREHGTSAPPAVNLPGLRMWPFARALRKRFGARGVAVGGVRYRCRGWNGDREDAARDATRALADLAPRIGDAPVILVGHSMGARAALRAAGHPSVRAVVGLAPWCPPGEPVAHLRDRRVVLLHGDRDGTTDPAESAEYVTRAKAAGADATLVTMDGGDHAMLRHAPAWHALTTATVGGLLGLGPVPSEVVRVSP; translated from the coding sequence GTGTCCATACCCGCCACCCGGTCCGGTTCACCGCTGATCTTCGCCGGCACCTCCAGGCCCGTGCGGGCGGCTGTCCTCGTACTGCACGGAGGCCGGGAGCACGGCACGTCGGCGCCGCCCGCCGTGAACCTGCCGGGCCTGCGCATGTGGCCCTTCGCCCGCGCCCTCAGGAAGAGGTTCGGGGCGCGGGGCGTCGCGGTCGGCGGGGTCCGCTACCGCTGCCGGGGCTGGAACGGCGACCGGGAGGACGCCGCCCGCGACGCGACCCGCGCGCTCGCCGACCTGGCTCCCCGCATCGGGGACGCGCCCGTGATCCTGGTCGGCCACTCCATGGGCGCCCGCGCCGCCCTGCGCGCCGCCGGCCACCCGTCGGTCCGGGCCGTGGTGGGCCTGGCCCCCTGGTGCCCGCCGGGGGAACCGGTAGCCCACCTGCGGGACCGCAGGGTGGTGCTCCTGCACGGCGACCGCGACGGGACGACCGACCCGGCGGAGTCCGCGGAGTACGTGACACGGGCGAAGGCCGCGGGCGCGGACGCGACCCTGGTGACGATGGACGGCGGCGACCACGCGATGCTGCGGCACGCCCCGGCCTGGCACGCGCTGACGACGGCGACCGTCGGCGGCCTGCTGGGGCTCGGGCCGGTGCCGAGCGAGGTGGTGCGGGTCAGCCCGTAG
- a CDS encoding fumarate reductase/succinate dehydrogenase flavoprotein subunit yields the protein MDTPLAIPALADATELSCDVLVIGGGTAGTMAALTAAERGADVLLLEKAHVRHSGALAMGMDGVNNAVIPGRAEPDDYVAEITRANDGIVDQSTVRQTATRGFAMVRRLESYGVKFEKDEHGEYAVRQVHRSGSYVLPMPEGKDVKKVLYRQLRRREMRERIRIENRVMPVRVLTAEGRAVGAAGFNTRTGEFVTVRAGAVILATGACGRLGLPASGYLYGTYENPTNAGDGYAMAYHAGAALTGIECFQVNPLIKDYNGPACAYVANPFGGYQVNRHGERFVESDYWSGQMMAEFAAELASDRAPVYLKLSHLPEETISTVESILHTTERPTRATFHEGRGHDYRTHDIEMHISEIGLCGGHSASGVRVDAHARTTVPRLYAAGDLACVPHNYMIGAFVFGDLAGEDASRYRAYEGELPGDQLSAAHELVYRPLRHPDGPPQPQVEYKLRRFVNDYVAPPKTGAKLSLAVEAFERMTGEIAGMGARTAHELMRCAEVSFIRDCAEMAARSSLARTESRWGLYHERLDHPERDDTGWLHHLDVYKSASGAMEFKARAVEPYVVPVPEFDPVAGAEQVLGEVELVPVATAGPRNAPPAARPAAAPDRTAPGAAPTAGTRAASPTLLRLLALAEETPDLEALSPYLADAEPAVRAAAVAVLAETVPAGTGPALAAALRDPDGQVREASAAALRELTEVLPAEHALGSSLRAALDVADPTVRGAALDVLRGLRLGDAPLYAAALADTDIDVRIHAVRALVSVDAAADLAGAADDPAREVRVAVARGLAAVRDPSPSRLAPLLDDPDALVRAAALTALAVTGCPLPYAERAAAALGDPAWQVRAGAATALRAAPPERAIPALLQAATDPEADVRKAAVLSLLAHPTTPESRAALTTATKDPDADIRAYATRATG from the coding sequence ATCACCCGCGCCAACGACGGCATCGTGGACCAGTCCACGGTCCGGCAGACCGCCACGCGCGGCTTCGCCATGGTGCGGCGCCTGGAGTCGTACGGGGTGAAGTTCGAGAAGGACGAGCACGGCGAGTACGCGGTCCGGCAGGTGCACCGCTCCGGCTCGTACGTGCTGCCGATGCCGGAGGGCAAGGACGTCAAGAAGGTCCTCTACCGGCAGCTGCGGCGCCGTGAGATGCGGGAGCGGATCCGGATCGAGAACCGGGTGATGCCGGTGCGGGTGCTCACGGCGGAGGGGCGCGCGGTGGGCGCGGCGGGGTTCAACACCCGCACCGGCGAGTTCGTCACCGTACGGGCGGGGGCGGTCATCCTCGCCACGGGTGCGTGCGGGCGTCTGGGCCTGCCCGCCTCCGGGTACCTGTACGGGACGTACGAGAACCCGACGAACGCGGGCGACGGCTACGCGATGGCGTACCACGCGGGGGCCGCGCTCACCGGCATCGAGTGCTTCCAGGTCAACCCGCTCATCAAGGACTACAACGGCCCGGCGTGCGCGTACGTCGCGAACCCCTTCGGCGGCTATCAGGTGAACCGGCACGGCGAGCGCTTCGTGGAGTCGGACTACTGGTCGGGGCAGATGATGGCGGAGTTCGCGGCCGAACTCGCCTCCGACCGGGCGCCGGTGTACCTGAAGCTCAGCCATCTGCCGGAGGAGACGATCAGCACGGTCGAGTCCATCCTGCACACGACGGAACGGCCCACGCGCGCCACGTTCCACGAGGGGCGCGGCCACGACTACCGCACGCACGACATCGAGATGCACATCTCGGAGATCGGGCTGTGCGGCGGGCACTCGGCGTCGGGGGTGCGGGTCGACGCGCACGCGCGCACGACCGTACCCCGCCTGTACGCGGCCGGTGACCTGGCCTGCGTCCCGCACAACTACATGATCGGCGCGTTCGTCTTCGGCGACCTCGCCGGGGAGGACGCGTCGCGGTACCGGGCGTACGAGGGCGAGTTGCCCGGCGATCAGCTGTCCGCCGCGCACGAGCTCGTCTACCGGCCGCTGCGGCACCCCGACGGTCCGCCGCAGCCGCAGGTCGAGTACAAGCTGCGCCGGTTCGTGAACGACTACGTGGCGCCGCCGAAGACCGGGGCGAAACTGTCCCTGGCCGTCGAGGCGTTCGAGCGGATGACGGGGGAGATCGCGGGGATGGGGGCGCGCACCGCCCACGAGCTGATGCGGTGCGCGGAGGTGTCGTTCATCCGGGACTGCGCGGAGATGGCGGCGCGCTCGTCGCTGGCGCGGACGGAGTCCCGCTGGGGCCTGTACCACGAGCGGCTCGACCATCCGGAGCGGGACGACACGGGCTGGCTGCACCACCTCGACGTGTACAAGTCCGCTTCGGGTGCGATGGAGTTCAAGGCGCGTGCGGTCGAGCCGTACGTGGTGCCGGTGCCGGAGTTCGATCCGGTGGCGGGGGCGGAACAGGTGCTGGGAGAGGTCGAGCTCGTGCCGGTGGCGACGGCGGGTCCGCGGAACGCGCCGCCTGCGGCACGTCCGGCGGCAGCCCCTGACAGGACGGCCCCCGGCGCCGCGCCCACGGCAGGCACCCGGGCCGCGAGCCCCACCCTCCTGCGCCTCCTCGCCCTCGCCGAGGAGACCCCTGACCTGGAGGCCCTCTCCCCCTACCTCGCGGACGCCGAACCGGCGGTGCGGGCGGCGGCCGTGGCCGTCCTCGCGGAGACGGTTCCGGCGGGCACGGGTCCCGCGCTGGCCGCGGCGCTGCGCGATCCCGACGGACAGGTCCGTGAGGCGTCGGCTGCCGCGCTGCGCGAACTGACCGAAGTCCTGCCCGCGGAGCACGCGTTGGGGTCCTCCCTGCGGGCGGCGCTCGATGTCGCGGACCCGACGGTGCGAGGGGCCGCGCTGGACGTCCTGCGGGGCCTGCGGCTCGGGGACGCGCCGCTGTACGCCGCCGCGCTGGCCGACACCGACATCGACGTCCGCATCCACGCCGTGCGGGCGCTGGTGTCGGTGGACGCGGCGGCGGACCTCGCGGGCGCGGCGGACGACCCGGCCCGCGAGGTCCGGGTCGCGGTGGCCCGCGGTCTCGCGGCGGTACGGGATCCGTCGCCGTCCCGGCTCGCGCCGCTCCTCGACGACCCGGACGCGCTGGTCCGGGCGGCCGCGCTGACGGCGCTCGCGGTCACGGGCTGCCCGCTCCCGTACGCCGAACGGGCCGCGGCGGCGCTCGGCGACCCGGCCTGGCAGGTCAGGGCGGGCGCGGCGACGGCCTTGCGCGCGGCCCCGCCGGAGCGTGCGATCCCCGCCCTGCTCCAAGCGGCGACCGATCCCGAGGCGGACGTCCGCAAGGCAGCCGTCCTCTCCCTCCTCGCCCACCCCACGACCCCCGAGTCCCGAGCGGCCCTCACCACGGCGACGAAGGATCCCGACGCGGACATCCGCGCCTACGCGACCCGGGCTACGGGCTGA